From Sparus aurata chromosome 9, fSpaAur1.1, whole genome shotgun sequence, a single genomic window includes:
- the scel gene encoding sciellin isoform X2 gives MSKYSTKSSSLLQDNSWIKRDVDEDEDIDRDPNFGKAVLSRSQYRSTEKLEGSEPDKVNSTKTSTSVEALTKRFSSSQDDLSNSTTTTTTTVTKDGTTETITTRSTVIGSPTQTFTERVKSSSKGTKYSTYTPPRTTKVTETTVSTKDSEDKYNTLDDLSLIDSSSDGFVTTTTTTRTSSVVEDELYDTLLPKSITSSPVSTSIKKREVVSVESGRGESPTLIGSSSPSFSSRTSSDEYKSERKSYSYSKPDTSYEYSGTSSPSTYRKSYSSSRSDGILSESPFSRSSTKSVYVSSERTLLEKDLCSYCRKPFTGDAKMVLDDMKINCHATCLKCEVCNSTLGHMKAGDSLWVYKRMVHCENCFGVTREKWRR, from the exons ATGAGCAAGTATTCAA CCAAGAGCAGCAGTCTCCTCCAAGACAACAGCTGGATCAAGAGAGACgtggatgaggatgaggacATCGA CCGAGATCCAAACTTTGGTAAAGCTGTTCTGAGCAGGAGCCAATACAGGTCCACTGAAAAGCTTGAGGg TTCCGAGCCTGATAAAGTTAATTCCACCAAAACAAGCACGTCTGTGGAGGCTCTCACCAAGAg ATTCAGTTCAAGTCAGGATGATCTGAGCAACAG caccaccacaaccaccaccacgGTGACCAAGGACGGAACCACTGAGACCATCACCACCAG ATCCACTGTGATCGGTTCTCCCACCCAGACGTTCACTGAACGGGTCAAGTCTTCAAGCAAAGG GACTAAATACTCTACCTACACACCTCCCAGAACAACCAAAGTGACTGAGACAACCGTTAGCACCAAAGA TTCAGAGGACAAATATAACACACTGGATGATCTCTCACTCATAGACAGCAGTTCTGATGG ttttgtgacaactacaacaacaacaaggacaTCCTCTGT GGTTGAGGATGAGCTGTATGACACCCTCCTGCCTAAATCCATTACATCCTCTCCTGTCAG TACCAGCATCAAAAAGAGGGAGGTAGTCTCAGTGGAGAGCGGCAGAGG AGAAAGCCCAACTTTAATCGGCAGCTCTTCACCATCcttcagcagcaggaccagcag CGACGAATACAAAAGCGAGCGCAAATCCTACTCCTACTCCAAACCAGACACCAG TTACGAGTACAGCGGTACCAGCAGCCCCTCCACCTACAGAAAGTCATACTCGAGCAGCAG GTCAGATGGAATTCTTTCGGAATCCCCCTTCTCTAGATCCTCCACCAAGAGTGTTTACGTGTCTTCTGAGAG GACATTGCTTGAAAAAGACCTGTGCAGCTACTGCCGCAAGCCGTTCACTGGTGATGCCAAGATGGTCCTGGATGACATGAAGATCAACTGCCATGCTACCTGTCTGAAG TGTGAGGTGTGCAACAGCACTCTGGGTCACATGAAAGCTGGGGACTCCCTGTGGGTCTACAAACGCATGGTACACTGTGAGAACTGCTTTGGCGTCaccagag AAAAGTGGCGTCGCTGA
- the scel gene encoding sciellin isoform X1 yields MSKYSTKSSSLLQDNSWIKRDVDEDEDIDRDPNFGKAVLSRSQYRSTEKLEGSEPDKVNSTKTSTSVEALTKRFSSSQDDLSNSTTTTTTTVTKDGTTETITTRSTVIGSPTQTFTERVKSSSKGTKYSTYTPPRTTKVTETTVSTKDSEDKYNTLDDLSLIDSSSDGFVTTTTTTRTSSVVEDELYDTLLPKSITSSPVSTSIKKREVVSVESGRGESPTLIGSSSPSFSSRTSSYSSYTEEIPYNRTSSYSISSLPGDEYKSERKSYSYSKPDTSYEYSGTSSPSTYRKSYSSSRSDGILSESPFSRSSTKSVYVSSERTLLEKDLCSYCRKPFTGDAKMVLDDMKINCHATCLKCEVCNSTLGHMKAGDSLWVYKRMVHCENCFGVTREKWRR; encoded by the exons ATGAGCAAGTATTCAA CCAAGAGCAGCAGTCTCCTCCAAGACAACAGCTGGATCAAGAGAGACgtggatgaggatgaggacATCGA CCGAGATCCAAACTTTGGTAAAGCTGTTCTGAGCAGGAGCCAATACAGGTCCACTGAAAAGCTTGAGGg TTCCGAGCCTGATAAAGTTAATTCCACCAAAACAAGCACGTCTGTGGAGGCTCTCACCAAGAg ATTCAGTTCAAGTCAGGATGATCTGAGCAACAG caccaccacaaccaccaccacgGTGACCAAGGACGGAACCACTGAGACCATCACCACCAG ATCCACTGTGATCGGTTCTCCCACCCAGACGTTCACTGAACGGGTCAAGTCTTCAAGCAAAGG GACTAAATACTCTACCTACACACCTCCCAGAACAACCAAAGTGACTGAGACAACCGTTAGCACCAAAGA TTCAGAGGACAAATATAACACACTGGATGATCTCTCACTCATAGACAGCAGTTCTGATGG ttttgtgacaactacaacaacaacaaggacaTCCTCTGT GGTTGAGGATGAGCTGTATGACACCCTCCTGCCTAAATCCATTACATCCTCTCCTGTCAG TACCAGCATCAAAAAGAGGGAGGTAGTCTCAGTGGAGAGCGGCAGAGG AGAAAGCCCAACTTTAATCGGCAGCTCTTCACCATCcttcagcagcaggaccagcag CTACAGCTCGTATACTGAGGAAATTCCTTACAACCGCACCAGCTCATACTCCATCAGTTCCCTGCCTGG CGACGAATACAAAAGCGAGCGCAAATCCTACTCCTACTCCAAACCAGACACCAG TTACGAGTACAGCGGTACCAGCAGCCCCTCCACCTACAGAAAGTCATACTCGAGCAGCAG GTCAGATGGAATTCTTTCGGAATCCCCCTTCTCTAGATCCTCCACCAAGAGTGTTTACGTGTCTTCTGAGAG GACATTGCTTGAAAAAGACCTGTGCAGCTACTGCCGCAAGCCGTTCACTGGTGATGCCAAGATGGTCCTGGATGACATGAAGATCAACTGCCATGCTACCTGTCTGAAG TGTGAGGTGTGCAACAGCACTCTGGGTCACATGAAAGCTGGGGACTCCCTGTGGGTCTACAAACGCATGGTACACTGTGAGAACTGCTTTGGCGTCaccagag AAAAGTGGCGTCGCTGA
- the scel gene encoding sciellin isoform X3, producing the protein MSKYSTKSSSLLQDNSWIKRDVDEDEDIDRDPNFGKAVLSRSQYRSTEKLEGSEPDKVNSTKTSTSVEALTKRFSSSQDDLSNSTTTTTTTVTKDGTTETITTRSTVIGSPTQTFTERVKSSSKGSEDKYNTLDDLSLIDSSSDGFVTTTTTTRTSSVVEDELYDTLLPKSITSSPVSTSIKKREVVSVESGRGESPTLIGSSSPSFSSRTSSYSSYTEEIPYNRTSSYSISSLPGDEYKSERKSYSYSKPDTSYEYSGTSSPSTYRKSYSSSRSDGILSESPFSRSSTKSVYVSSERTLLEKDLCSYCRKPFTGDAKMVLDDMKINCHATCLKCEVCNSTLGHMKAGDSLWVYKRMVHCENCFGVTREKWRR; encoded by the exons ATGAGCAAGTATTCAA CCAAGAGCAGCAGTCTCCTCCAAGACAACAGCTGGATCAAGAGAGACgtggatgaggatgaggacATCGA CCGAGATCCAAACTTTGGTAAAGCTGTTCTGAGCAGGAGCCAATACAGGTCCACTGAAAAGCTTGAGGg TTCCGAGCCTGATAAAGTTAATTCCACCAAAACAAGCACGTCTGTGGAGGCTCTCACCAAGAg ATTCAGTTCAAGTCAGGATGATCTGAGCAACAG caccaccacaaccaccaccacgGTGACCAAGGACGGAACCACTGAGACCATCACCACCAG ATCCACTGTGATCGGTTCTCCCACCCAGACGTTCACTGAACGGGTCAAGTCTTCAAGCAAAGG TTCAGAGGACAAATATAACACACTGGATGATCTCTCACTCATAGACAGCAGTTCTGATGG ttttgtgacaactacaacaacaacaaggacaTCCTCTGT GGTTGAGGATGAGCTGTATGACACCCTCCTGCCTAAATCCATTACATCCTCTCCTGTCAG TACCAGCATCAAAAAGAGGGAGGTAGTCTCAGTGGAGAGCGGCAGAGG AGAAAGCCCAACTTTAATCGGCAGCTCTTCACCATCcttcagcagcaggaccagcag CTACAGCTCGTATACTGAGGAAATTCCTTACAACCGCACCAGCTCATACTCCATCAGTTCCCTGCCTGG CGACGAATACAAAAGCGAGCGCAAATCCTACTCCTACTCCAAACCAGACACCAG TTACGAGTACAGCGGTACCAGCAGCCCCTCCACCTACAGAAAGTCATACTCGAGCAGCAG GTCAGATGGAATTCTTTCGGAATCCCCCTTCTCTAGATCCTCCACCAAGAGTGTTTACGTGTCTTCTGAGAG GACATTGCTTGAAAAAGACCTGTGCAGCTACTGCCGCAAGCCGTTCACTGGTGATGCCAAGATGGTCCTGGATGACATGAAGATCAACTGCCATGCTACCTGTCTGAAG TGTGAGGTGTGCAACAGCACTCTGGGTCACATGAAAGCTGGGGACTCCCTGTGGGTCTACAAACGCATGGTACACTGTGAGAACTGCTTTGGCGTCaccagag AAAAGTGGCGTCGCTGA
- the scel gene encoding sciellin isoform X4 — translation MSKYSTKSSSLLQDNSWIKRDVDEDEDIDRDPNFGKAVLSRSQYRSTEKLEGSEPDKVNSTKTSTSVEALTKRFSSSQDDLSNSTTTTTTTVTKDGTTETITTRSTVIGSPTQTFTERVKSSSKGSEDKYNTLDDLSLIDSSSDGFVTTTTTTRTSSVVEDELYDTLLPKSITSSPVSTSIKKREVVSVESGRGESPTLIGSSSPSFSSRTSSDEYKSERKSYSYSKPDTSYEYSGTSSPSTYRKSYSSSRSDGILSESPFSRSSTKSVYVSSERTLLEKDLCSYCRKPFTGDAKMVLDDMKINCHATCLKCEVCNSTLGHMKAGDSLWVYKRMVHCENCFGVTREKWRR, via the exons ATGAGCAAGTATTCAA CCAAGAGCAGCAGTCTCCTCCAAGACAACAGCTGGATCAAGAGAGACgtggatgaggatgaggacATCGA CCGAGATCCAAACTTTGGTAAAGCTGTTCTGAGCAGGAGCCAATACAGGTCCACTGAAAAGCTTGAGGg TTCCGAGCCTGATAAAGTTAATTCCACCAAAACAAGCACGTCTGTGGAGGCTCTCACCAAGAg ATTCAGTTCAAGTCAGGATGATCTGAGCAACAG caccaccacaaccaccaccacgGTGACCAAGGACGGAACCACTGAGACCATCACCACCAG ATCCACTGTGATCGGTTCTCCCACCCAGACGTTCACTGAACGGGTCAAGTCTTCAAGCAAAGG TTCAGAGGACAAATATAACACACTGGATGATCTCTCACTCATAGACAGCAGTTCTGATGG ttttgtgacaactacaacaacaacaaggacaTCCTCTGT GGTTGAGGATGAGCTGTATGACACCCTCCTGCCTAAATCCATTACATCCTCTCCTGTCAG TACCAGCATCAAAAAGAGGGAGGTAGTCTCAGTGGAGAGCGGCAGAGG AGAAAGCCCAACTTTAATCGGCAGCTCTTCACCATCcttcagcagcaggaccagcag CGACGAATACAAAAGCGAGCGCAAATCCTACTCCTACTCCAAACCAGACACCAG TTACGAGTACAGCGGTACCAGCAGCCCCTCCACCTACAGAAAGTCATACTCGAGCAGCAG GTCAGATGGAATTCTTTCGGAATCCCCCTTCTCTAGATCCTCCACCAAGAGTGTTTACGTGTCTTCTGAGAG GACATTGCTTGAAAAAGACCTGTGCAGCTACTGCCGCAAGCCGTTCACTGGTGATGCCAAGATGGTCCTGGATGACATGAAGATCAACTGCCATGCTACCTGTCTGAAG TGTGAGGTGTGCAACAGCACTCTGGGTCACATGAAAGCTGGGGACTCCCTGTGGGTCTACAAACGCATGGTACACTGTGAGAACTGCTTTGGCGTCaccagag AAAAGTGGCGTCGCTGA